Genomic window (Melioribacteraceae bacterium):
CAGGAGTTGATAATTTAAAAGGATAACTATGTGTTTTAATAATATGAAATATGAATTTAACTTACCACTAAATTATTACTCATTTATTATTCATTTTGATCAAGATACATTAAAGAAGAAAAGAAAAAGAGAAATTGAGTAAAGAAGATATGAGGGGGGAGGTTTAATAAAAATTTGGGACGGATATCCGTCCCAGCAAACTAATAATGTAGAAGTGAATGGATTTCATATTTCGAAAGTTTTTCTCGTCCATTCAGAAAATCTAATTCAATAATAAAAGAGATTTGAACAACTTCTCCACCCAGTCTTTCAATTAATTTAACCGCGGCTTCCATTGTGCCACCCGTGGCTAGTAAATCATCGTGGAGCAAGACCTTATCACCGGGTGAAATTGCATCTTTATGAATCTCAATTGAGTCTGTTCCATATTCAAGGGAATAACTTTCAGCTATTTTTTCCGATGGTAGTTTCCCCGGTTTTCTGATTGGCACAAATCCGGCATCCAATTTTTCTGCAAGAACTCCACCAAGAATAAATCCACGCGATTCAATTCCAACTACTTTGGTTATCCCTTTATTTTTAGATAGGTTATAAAGATTAGTTGTGGCTTCTTTAAGTCCGTTTGGTTCTTTCAATAAAGTTGTAATATCTTTAAAAATTATTCCTTCTTTAGGGAAATTGGGTACATCTCTAATTAAATCGGCTAAGTTCATTTTTCTCTCACCTCTATTTTTGACTGCTCCATTTTTTCATGCTCCTTAACTTGCTTTAAGTATCTATATAATATTTCTTCAATGGGAGCATACTCTAATTGTTGATATAATTCTTGTCTAATTTCTTTATTATTTGGAAGCCCCTTTAGGTATCCTGCGTAATATTTTCTAAAAGGAATTATCGTCCCTGTAGTCTCCCTAATTGCCAGTGAATATTTCAAATGTCGAAGCGCTGTTTCAACTCTTTCTTCAGGTGTTACCGGCATATACTCATGACCTGCCAAAAGCTCCTTGGCTTCCCTAAAAATCCAAGGATGATCGATCGCGCCTCTGGCAATCATCACCGCATCTGCATTAGTTTCATCATATGCTCTCTTCACATCTTCCGGGGTAAATACTCCTCCATTCAGAGCAACAGGAATCTTCACAATTTCTTTTATTTTTGGAATCCAACTCCAGTCGGCATCTCCGCTGTGTCCTTGTACTCGTGTTCTACAGTGAATGGTCAAAGCTTGAGCGCCTGCATCTTCAATTCTTTTGGCGACTTCTAAAATATTAATAGAATCAGAATCCCAACCAATTCTTGTTTTAACAGTAACCGGGATTTTAACCGCTTTTACAATCTCTTCAACCATAGTTTGCATATAGCAAGGATCCTTTAACAAACCGGCTCCGGCTCCTCTGCCGGCTATTTTTTTGACCCAACATCCCGCATTGATATCAATTATTTCAGGATTCTTTTCTTCAGCAATTTTTGCCGCTTCAATCATCGGTTCAAGATTACCACCATAAATTTGAATACCTACCGGTCTTTCTTCATCGGTAATTTCTAATTTTTGAGCTGTCTTTTTATTATTTCTAATCAATCCATCCGAATTAACAAATTCAGTGTAAACCAGATCAGCTCCCAGTTCCTTGCATAATTTACGGAATGCGATATCGGTTACATCTTCCATTGGGGCGAGTAATAATCCCTTATCTATATTTAATTTTCCAAATGAGAACATCTATGCTTCTTTCTTATCTAAGTTTTTTAAAAATACTAATGCAAGAATTAAAGTGATTAAAGTAAAAAAACCACCCGTCAAAAATGGGTATTGATAACCAATAAATTCATAGGCGAAACCACCCCATAATGGTCCTAACACTCTAGCCATTGAGGAAAATGATTGATTCATTCCTAAAATTTCCCCCTGCTCGTTATCGGGAGAATATTTAGAAATCAGACTCAACAACAATGGTTGTAATATTCCACTACCGATTCCCAACGCTGAAATAACCAAGGCTACACCTAAAAAATTTTGACCGTAAGGCATCAACCCAATTCCAAACATTAGAAATACCGCGCCAATTAATATCAGAGAACGCTCGCTCAGCAAAGTTGATAATCTCCTCATTACTCCACCTTGTATTACAGCACCAACTATTCCCGATATACCAAAAAGAATTCCATTCTGCTGATCAGTGAAATGATATATTTTATAACCAAGAAGAGCAAATGTACCATAAATATTTGATACCGAAAAAATTATAATAAAAAACAGAAGCATCATAAAACCTAAGCCGGGAATCTTCGCGATTCTTTTCATACTATTTATATCAAACAGCTTAATCTCAAATTTAAAATCTTTTTTTAGTTTTAATGATTCGGGTAGTTTGAGATAAGCGAATACAAATGCCATCAATGAAAATGCGGCACTTCCATAACCGGCAACAGCATATCCATATTTTGATAAAAATGCACCGATTAATGGTCCAAATACGAACCCAAGTCCAAATGCCGCTCCAATTATTCCCATCCCCTTTGTTCGTTCTTCTTTAGAAGTTATATCAGCAATGTAGGCTTGTGCAACAGCAATATTACTTCCGCCAAGTCCAGCCAGCAATCTCGATAGAAATAGGATCCAAAAAGTTGTAGAAAAGGAGAACATCAAATATG
Coding sequences:
- a CDS encoding adenine phosphoribosyltransferase — translated: MNLADLIRDVPNFPKEGIIFKDITTLLKEPNGLKEATTNLYNLSKNKGITKVVGIESRGFILGGVLAEKLDAGFVPIRKPGKLPSEKIAESYSLEYGTDSIEIHKDAISPGDKVLLHDDLLATGGTMEAAVKLIERLGGEVVQISFIIELDFLNGREKLSKYEIHSLLHY
- the dusB gene encoding tRNA dihydrouridine synthase DusB, coding for MFSFGKLNIDKGLLLAPMEDVTDIAFRKLCKELGADLVYTEFVNSDGLIRNNKKTAQKLEITDEERPVGIQIYGGNLEPMIEAAKIAEEKNPEIIDINAGCWVKKIAGRGAGAGLLKDPCYMQTMVEEIVKAVKIPVTVKTRIGWDSDSINILEVAKRIEDAGAQALTIHCRTRVQGHSGDADWSWIPKIKEIVKIPVALNGGVFTPEDVKRAYDETNADAVMIARGAIDHPWIFREAKELLAGHEYMPVTPEERVETALRHLKYSLAIRETTGTIIPFRKYYAGYLKGLPNNKEIRQELYQQLEYAPIEEILYRYLKQVKEHEKMEQSKIEVREK
- a CDS encoding MFS transporter; amino-acid sequence: MNKKASLTVIFLTIFIDLMGFGILIPILPTFATKELGVSDFAIGVVIASYSLMQFFFNPLLGKLSDKIGRRPLILATQLLTAIAYLMFSFSTTFWILFLSRLLAGLGGSNIAVAQAYIADITSKEERTKGMGIIGAAFGLGFVFGPLIGAFLSKYGYAVAGYGSAAFSLMAFVFAYLKLPESLKLKKDFKFEIKLFDINSMKRIAKIPGLGFMMLLFFIIIFSVSNIYGTFALLGYKIYHFTDQQNGILFGISGIVGAVIQGGVMRRLSTLLSERSLILIGAVFLMFGIGLMPYGQNFLGVALVISALGIGSGILQPLLLSLISKYSPDNEQGEILGMNQSFSSMARVLGPLWGGFAYEFIGYQYPFLTGGFFTLITLILALVFLKNLDKKEA